In Sorghum bicolor cultivar BTx623 chromosome 8, Sorghum_bicolor_NCBIv3, whole genome shotgun sequence, one genomic interval encodes:
- the LOC8068098 gene encoding osmotin-like protein: protein MAAGSTAKTLLLGFLLALTATSTPAAATTLTLHNLCPYPVWPLVTPNTGFPAISENTGRLDGGGRGLVSFRFPDSFWAGRVVARTGCSSRSGSPPSSSSSGCETGSTPPATVVQLVVHAEGQDLAAYSVSLVDGFNVPAVVSPQAVGGGQCPALGCAADLNGGCPRSQRVVGAGGGVVACKGPAAYFKERCPLTRTTATDVEPVPQRCFAPGELKVVFCQSAMVNNNDAAGEPGRIRTVVVADN, encoded by the coding sequence ATGGCTGCTGGCAGCACGGCCAAGACCCTGCTCCTCGGCTTCCTCCTTGCTCTCACGGCGACCtcgacgccggcggcggccaccACGCTGACGCTCCACAACCTGTGCCCGTACCCCGTGTGGCCGCTGGTGACCCCGAACACGGGGTTCCCGGCCATCTCCGAGAACACGGGCCGCCTCGACGGCGGCGGGCGCGGGCTCGTCTCCTTCCGCTTCCCGGACAGCTTCTGGGCGGGCCGCGTGGTGGCGCGCACGGGCTGCAGCAGCAGATCCGGTTCGCcgccgtcctcgtcctcgtccggcTGCGAGACGGGGAGCACGCCGCCGGCGACGGTGGTGCAGCTGGTGGTGCACGCGGAAGGGCAGGACCTGGCGGCGTACAGCGTGAGCCTGGTGGACGGGTTCAACGTGCCCGCCGTGGTGAGCCCGCAGGCAGTGGGCGGCGGGCAGTGCCCGGCCCTGGGGTGCGCGGCGGACCTCAACGGCGGGTGCCCGCGCTCGCAGCGCGTGGTCGGGGCAGGCGGCGGCGTGGTGGCGTGCAAGGGCCCCGCGGCGTACTTCAAGGAGCGGTGCCCGCTGACGCGCACCACGGCCACCGACGTCGAGCCCGTGCCGCAGCGGTGCTTCGCGCCCGGCGAGCTCAAGGTCGTCTTCTGCCAGTCCGCCATGGTGAACAACAACGACGCCGCCGGCGAGCCCGGGCGCATCCGCACCGTCGTCGTCGCGGACAACTAG
- the LOC8068869 gene encoding serine/threonine-protein kinase STY8, whose product MEDDDATTESAVVQCSISSSRAAAADPVADSSSTGYTELEKEVFGRLLEKGIPEVVSDPASFGKQLHRHFQRLPMSYAIDVNVDNAEDVLLHRRILDECADPDKRPVFHVRFLHCIPGPVVDSQDNTWGSLTATSSTTETSLFQ is encoded by the exons ATGGAGGACGATGATGCCACGACGGAGAGCGCGGTggtccagtgctccatctccagcTCCAGGGCTGCCGCCGCCGACCCAGTAGCAGACTCGTCGTCCACCGGGTACACTGAACTCGAGAAGGAGGTCTTCGGCCGTCTCCTGGAGAAGGGAATCCCCGAGGTCGTTTCAGACCCGGCGAGCTTCGGCAAACAGCTCCACCGGCACTTCCAGCGCCTGCCGATGAG CTACGCCATCGATGTGAACGTGGACAATGCGGAGGACGTGCTTCTGCACCGGAGGATCCTCGACGAGTGCGCTGACCCTGACAAGCGCCCCGTCTTCCATGTCCGCTTCTTGCAC TGCATCCCTGGCCCGGTGGTGGATTCACAAGACAACACATGGGGCTCTCTCACTGCCACTTCGAG TACAACTGAAACCAGCCTCTTTCAATGA
- the LOC8068094 gene encoding importin subunit beta-1 gives MSLDVTQVLLSAQSADGAIRKHAEESLKQFQEQNLPGFLLSLSSELANEEKPEESRRLAGLILKNALDAKEQHRKNELFQRWLALDAGAKAQIKGLLLQTLTSPVASARSTASQVIAKVAGIEIPQKQWPELIGSLLINIHQVQPNVKQATLETLGYLCEEVSPDAVDQDQVNKILTAVVQGMNASEANSDVRLAATRALYNALGFAQVNFSNDMERDYIMRVVCEATQSPEVKIRQAAFECLVAISSTYYDKLATYMQDIFNITAKAVRGDEESVALQAIEFWSSICDEEIDILDEYSSEFTADSDVPCYYFIKQALPALVPMLLETLLKQEEDQDLDEGAWNLAMAGGTCLGLVARTVGDDIVPLVMPFVEENITKSEWRQREAATYAFGSILEGPSADKLAPLVNVALGFMLSALTKDPSNHVKDTTAWTLGRIFEFLHGSALETPPIITAENCQQILTVLLHSMKDVPNVAEKACGALYFLAQGYVDAGSASPLSPFFQDIVQNLLMVTHREDAGESRLRTAAYETLNEVVRCSTEAAAPIVMQLVPVIMVELHQTLETEKLSTDEREKRSELQGLLCGCLQVIIQKLGGMESTKYSFLQYADQMMDLFLRVFACRNATVHEEAMLAIGALAYAAGPNFAKYMAQFYQYLEMGLQNFEEYQVCAITVGVVGDLCRALEDKILPFCDGIMTQLLKDLSSNQLHRSVKPPIFSCFGDIALAIGENFEKYLIYAMPMLQSAADLSAHTTATDDEMLDYTNQLRNGILEAYSGILQGFKSSPKTQLLMPYAPHIIQFLDALYNGKDMDDTVMKTAIGVLGDLADTLGVHAGPLINQSTSSQAFLEECLASDDPLVKESADWARIAISRAVSG, from the exons ATGTCACTTGACGTTACTCAAGTTCTCTTAAGTGCGCAATCTGCTGATGGTGCAATTAGGAAGCATGCTGAAGAAAGTCTTAAGCAGTTCCAGGAGCAGAACCTCCCTGGATTCTTGCTTTCCCTCTCAAGCGAGTTGGCCAATGAAGAGAAACCTGAGGAGAGCCGAAGGTTAGCTGGCTTGATTCTTAAGAATGCACTGGATGCAAAGGAGCAGCACAGGAAGAATGAGCTTTTCCAGAGATGGCTGGCACTGGATGCTGGTGCCAAGGCACAAATTAAAGGATTGTTGCTGCAAACTCTCACATCTCCTGTTGCAAGTGCCAGATCCACTGCTTCCCAAGTTATTGCCAAGGTTGCTGGTATTGAGATTCCGCAGAAGCAATGGCCAGAGCTTATAGGATCATTGCTTATAAACATACATCAGGTCCAGCCAAATGTCAAGCAAGCAACGCTTGAGACTCTTGGCTATTTATGTGAGGAAGTTTCTCCAGATGCTGTAGACCAAGACCAAGTCAATAAAATACTTACAGCTGTTGTTCAGGGTATGAATGCTTCTGAGGCAAACTCTGATGTGAGGCTTGCAGCTACACGGGCATTGTATAATGCTTTGGGCTTTGCTCAGGTGAACTTCTCGAATGACATGGAGCGTGACTATATCATGAGAGTAGTTTGTGAAGCGACGCAGTCTCCGGAGGTGAAGATAAGGCAGGCTGCCTTTGAGTGTTTGGTGGCTATATCGTCTACTTACTATGATAAGCTGGCAACATACATGCAGGATATATTTAATATAACTGCAAAAGCTGTGAGGGGAGATGAGGAGTCAGTAGCACTCCAGGCTATTGAATTCTGGAGTTCCATATGTGATGAGGAAATTGACATTCTGGATGAGTACAGCAGTGAGTTTACAGCTGATTCTGATGTTCCTTGCTACTACTTTATCAAGCAGGCTCTTCCTGCCTTAGTGCCGATGTTGTTGGAAACTCTCCTCAAGCAAGAGGAAGACCAAGACTTGGATGAAGgtgcttggaatcttgcaatGGCTGGGGGAACTTGTTTGGGCCTGGTGGCAAGGACTGTTGGTGATGACATTGTTCCTCTTGTAATGCCTTTCGTGGAGGAGAACATAACCAAGTCTGAATGGAGACAGAGAGAGGCTGCAACATATGCCTTTGGCTCTATCTTGGAGGGCCCATCAGCTGATAAACTGGCTCCTCTTGTTAATGTTGCATTGGGCTTCATGCTGTCTGCACTGACGAAGGATCCCAGTAACCATGTAAAGGACACAACTGCCTGGACACTTGGGAGAATCTTTGAGTTCCTTCATGGTTCAGCACTTGAAACTCCTCCTATCATCACGGCTGAGAATTGTCAGCAAATACTTACTGTGCTGCTTCACAGCATGAAGGATGTCCCAAATGTGGCTGAAAAGGCATGTGGAGCCCTCTATTTCCTTGCACAAGGCTATGTGGATGCTGGATCTGCATCGCCATTATCCCCTTTCTTTCAAGATATTGTTCAGAACCTTCTTATGGTCACTCACAGGGAGGATGCTGGAGAATCTCGGCTGCGAACAGCAGCATATGAGACCCTAAATGAAGTTGTCAGGTGCTCCACTGAGGCAGCAGCCCCTATTGTTATGCAGTTAGTACCTGTGATCATGGTGGAGCTCCATCAGACACTTGAAACTGAAAAGCTGTCAACTGATGAGCGGGAGAAGAGGAGCGAACTGCAGGGCCTCCTTTGTGGTTGCTTGCAGGTCATTATCCAAAAGTTGGGAGGGATGGAGTCAACTAAGTACTCTTTCTTGCAGTATGCTGATCAGATGATGGATCTGTTTTTGAGAGTTTTTGCATGTCGAAATGCCACAGTGCACGAGGAGGCTATGCTTGCTATTGGAGCATTGGCATATGCAGCTGGTCCAAACTTTGCAAAGTACATGGCACAGTTTTATCAGTATTTGGAGATGGGACTTCAGAACTTTGAGGAGTATCAGGTGTGTGCCATTACCGTGGgcgttgttggtgatctctGCAGAGCACTGGAAGACAAAATTTTACCCTTCTGTGATGGCATCATGACTCAGCTCCTGAAGGACCTGTCCAGTAACCAGTTGCACAGATCTGTGAAGCCAccgatattttcttgctttggtGATATTGCACTGGCAATTGGGGAAAACTTTGAGAAGTATTTGATCTATGCGATGCCTATGCTGCAAAGTGCTGCTGATTTGTCGGCCCATACCACAGCAACTGATGATGAGATGCTCGACTACACCAACCAGCTAAGGAATGGAATCTTGGAAGCCTACTCTGGTATCCTGCAAGGATTCAAGAGTTCACCTAAGACACAACTACTGATGCCATATGCTCCACATATTATTCAGTTCCTTGATGCTCTGTACAATGGAAAGGACAT GGATGATACTGTGATGAAGACTGCAATAGGTGTCTTGGGAGATCTGGCTGACACATTGGGTGTCCATGCTGGCCctttgatcaatcaatccaCCTCAAGCCAGGCATTTTTAGAGGAATGCTTGGCATCAGATGATCCATTGGTGAAAGAATCTGCCGATTGGGCAAGGATAGCAATCAGCCGTGCAGTTTCGGGTTGA
- the LOC8068095 gene encoding osmotin-like protein, whose product MARALVLVAVLLAASAAGSTTATTLTIHNLCPHPVWPLVTPNSGLPSISDNTARLDPNALLSLSFPPTFWAGRVAARTGCDAAASGCWTGAAPPATVVQVTVHDGGDLDQAAYSVSLVDGFNVPVVVSPQAIAGGGQCPALGCPVDLNCDCPPAQRAAEGVACRGPPEYFKNRCPLTRTTPTDVEPVPQSCRGPGELKVVFCQATIVTGAAGAGEAEMVIRSVVADS is encoded by the coding sequence ATGGCCAGAGCcctggtcctcgtcgctgtcctccTCGCCGCCAGCGCCGCCGGCTCCACGACGGCGACCACGCTGACCATCCACAACCTCTGCCCCCACCCAGTCTGGCCGCTGGTGACCCCGAACTCAGGCCTCCCCTCCATCTCCGACAACACGGCGCGCCTCGACCCCAACGCGCTGCTCTCCCTCTCCTTCCCGCCCACCTTCTGGGCCGGGCGCGTGGCCGCGCGCACGGgctgcgacgccgcggcgtcgggCTGCTGGACGGGCGCCGCGCCGCCCGCCACCGTCGTGCAGGTCACCGTCCACGACGGCGGGGACCTGGACCAGGCCGCGTACAGCGTCAGCCTCGTCGACGGCTTCAACGTGCCCGTGGTCGTCAGCCCGCAGGCGATCGCCGGCGGCGGGCAGTGCCCCGCGCTGGGTTGCCCCGTCGACCTCAACTGCGACTGCCCTCCTGCGCAGCGCGCCGCCGAGGGCGTGGCCTGCCGCGGCCCGCCGGAGTACTTCAAGAACCGGTGCCCGCTCACCCGGACCACGCCCACCGACGTCGAGCCCGTCCCGCAGAGCTGCCGCGGGCCCGGCGAGCTCAAGGTCGTCTTCTGCCAGGCGACCATCGTCACAGGCGCCGCCGGAGCCGGCGAAGCCGAGATGGTCATCCGCTCCGTCGTCGCCGACAGCTAG
- the LOC8068096 gene encoding uncharacterized protein LOC8068096, translating to MQSFHPGETRARCFQSIGNRVKRSETSAVAFHFIPDPPRCRPESTPFSRVKNTAPPVEGAHRRPLPVVATRRRPKGTRHRRCDPPSAAPRRCDPILAAVRHGSAGKPQRPGILTARGSSEASRWREGAAGRGRSSATRASQWREGAAARHGFAAGRGFSAPRIRQWREGAPIQTWVEEALHSGATSSSSDAAIDFFLSCWDWRPWCAHFIPSCSDDIVPARASARSRMGGHVPKFSCSTWKPTQLRMGAIVEVISGFCRVRSKDEATMSIQCVLVYGFN from the exons ATGCAATCGTTTCATCCCGGTGAAACGCGGGCGCGCTGTTTCCAAAGTATCGGGAACCGGGTGAAACGAAGTGAAACCAGCGCTGTGGCATTTCATTTCATCCCTGatccc CCCCGTTGCCGCCCAGAGAGTACTCCATTCTCGCGCGTGAAGAATACGGCGCCGCCGGTCGAAGGGGCCCACCGTCGGCCGCTCCCCGTCGTTGCGACCCGCCGCCGGCCGAAGGGGACCCGCCACCGTCGTTGCGACCCGCCGTCGGCCGCTCCCCGTCGTTGCGACCCCATCCTTGCGGCCGTCCGCCATGGATCCGCCGGGAAACCTCAGCGGCCTGGGATCCTCACCGCCCGGGGATCCTCAGAGGCCTCGCGGTGGAGGGAAGGCGCCGCCGGTAGGGGACGGTCCTCGGCGACCCGCGCCTCGCAGTGGAGGGAAGGCGCCGCCGCCCGCCATGGATTTGCCGCCGGCAGAGGATTCTCGGCGCCCCGCATCAGGCAGTGGAGGGAAGGTGCGCCAATCCAGACTTGGGTTGAAGAAGCCCTCCATTCTGGCGCCACAAGTTCATCCTCCGACGCCGCCATCGATTTCTTCCTCAGCTGCTGGGACTGGCGCCCCTGGTGCGCCCACTTCATCCCCTCCTGCAGCGATGACATCGTCCCTGCCAGGGCCAGCGCAAGGAGCAGGATGGGGGGCCATGTTCCCAAATTTTCCTGCTCAACATGGAAACCAACACAGCTCAGAATG GGTGCCATTGTGGAAGTGATCTCTGGTTTCTGCAGGGTGCGGAGCAAG GATGAAGCAACGATGTCCATCCAATGTGTTCTAGTTTATGGGTTCAACTGA
- the LOC8069521 gene encoding uncharacterized protein LOC8069521 — protein MAPSSSSSSAAAVLLLAVAVAAMLAASSTPVLADLTHANCAKNKKVTVQNLCSHDVTLTLEPLANSPALFAGAYTLHPHSHAEFPVCWWTGRLRAGADAAVVEFHVGVDGGSFYLAPNAQPGQRVPVSVTPHGSPLQGRCPAVGCAVQGRCSVHQVPSGDCRNVQEMKIIYCNPHV, from the coding sequence ATGgcgccgtcctcctcctcctcgtcggcggcggccgTGCTCCtcctggcggtggcggtggccgcCATGCTCGCCGCCTCGTCGACACCGGTGCTCGCGGACCTGACGCACGCCAACTGCGCCAAGAACAAGAAGGTGACGGTGCAGAACCTGTGCAGCCACGACGTGACGCTGACGCTGGAGCCGCTGGCGAACAGCCCGGCGCTGTTCGCCGGCGCCTACACGCTGCACCCGCACAGCCACGCCGAGTTCCCGGTGTGCTGGTGGACGGGGCGGCTCCGGGCGGGCGCCGACGCCGCCGTGGTGGAGTTCCACGTCGGCGTCGACGGCGGGTCCTTCTACCTGGCCCCGAACGCGCAGCCCGGGCAGCGCGTCCCGGTCTCCGTCACGCCGCACGGGTCGCCGCTCCAGGGGAGATGCCCCGCCGTCGGGTGCGCCGTCCAGGGGAGGTGCTCCGTGCACCAGGTGCCCAGCGGTGACTGCCGGAACGTGCAGGAGATGAAGATCATCTACTGCAACCCGCACGTGTGA
- the LOC8068093 gene encoding CASP-like protein 4C1, translating to MPQQNGGGWAVEAQQQATTTKQPARRGRPGEVVVLLLLLLRVGALCAAAASAALAASSATATLRRAPFRFLLAADAIVAVYSAFEAAAAAWEVARGATLLPEAMQLWFDFGHDQGFGYMALAAAAAAARDAAWCGGGGREGWMTTGSAACVRADVAVGLGFAGFAFLALAALVTGFRVACFLATGSRFPPPASY from the coding sequence ATGCCGCAGCAGAACGGCGGCGGGTGGGCGGTGGAAGCGCAGCAGCaggcgacgacgacgaagcAGCCGGCGCGGCGGGGGCGGCCCGGCGAGGTGGtggtgttgctgctgctgctgctccgtgTGGGCGCGCTgtgcgccgccgcggcctcggCCGCGCTCGCCGCCTCCTCCGCCACCGCCACGCTCCGGCGCGCGCCGTTCCGGTTCCTGCTGGCGGCCGACGCCATCGTGGCGGTGTACTCGGCGttcgaggccgccgccgccgcgtgggAGGTGGCCAGGGGCGCCACGCTGCTCCCGGAGGCCATGCAGCTCTGGTTCGACTTCGGACACGATCAGGGCTTCGGCTACAtggcgctggcggcggcggcggcggccgcgcggGACGCGGCGTGGTGCGGTGGCGGAGGGCGGGAAGGGTGGATGACCACCGGCAGCGCGGCGTGCGTGCGGGCCGACGTCGCGGTGGGGCTCGGCTTCGCGGGGTTCGCCTTCCTGGCGCTCGCCGCGCTCGTCACCGGCTTCCGCGTCGCCTGTTTCCTCGCCACCGGCTCCCGGTTCCCGCCACCAGCCTCCTACTGA